The following are from one region of the Mustela lutreola isolate mMusLut2 chromosome 7, mMusLut2.pri, whole genome shotgun sequence genome:
- the NKX2-1 gene encoding homeobox protein Nkx-2.1 isoform X1, giving the protein MGEGRGHQGSSPDSRARLVATGARRRDARCGPEAVGRRGAGRPRREGGAAPAGSALTPRLWWLPKTWRRAKTNARQPPSLHSSQLRRTRSTRLRVHPTRSALSRRRIMSMSPKHTTPFSVSDILSPLEESYKKVGMEGGGLGAPLAAYRQGQAAPPAAAMQQHAVGHHGAVTAAYHMTAAGVPQLSHSAVGGYCNGNLGNMSELPPYQDTMRNSASGPGWYGANPDPRFPAISRFMGPASGMNMSGMGGLGSLGDVSKNMAPLPSAPRRKRRVLFSQAQVYELERRFKQQKYLSAPEREHLASMIHLTPTQVKIWFQNHRYKMKRQAKDKAAQQQLQQDSGGGGGGGGAGCPQQQQAQQQSPRRVAVPVLVKDGKPCQAGAPAPGAGSLQGHAQQQAQQQAQAAQAAAAAISVGSGGPGLGAHPGHQPGSAGQSPDLAHHAASPAALQGQVSSLSHLNSSGSDYGTMSCSTLLYGRTW; this is encoded by the exons ATGGGCGAGGGTCGGGGACACCAG GGTTCGTCCCCAGACTCGCGAGCTCGTTTGGTGGCGACTGGGGCTCGGCGCCGCGACGCCCGATGTGGTCCGGAGGCAGTGGGAAGGCGCGGGGCTGGGAGGCCGCGGCGGGAGGGAGGAGCAGCCCCAGCAGGCTCAG CGCTTACGCCCCGCCTCTGGTGGCTGCCTAAAACCTGGCGCCGGGCTAAAACAAACGCGAGGCAGCCCCCGAGCCTCCACTCAAGCCAATTAAGGCGGACTCGGTCCACTCGGTTACGTGTACATCCAACAAGATCGGCGTTAAG ccgCCGCCGAATCATGTCGATGAGTCCAAAGCACACGACTCCGTTCTCAGTGTCTGACATCTTGAGTCCCCTGGAGGAAAGCTACAAGAAAGTGGGCATGGAGGGCGGCGGCCTCGGGGCTCCGCTGGCGGCTTACAGGCAGGGCCAGGCGGCTCCGCCGGCCGCGGCCATGCAGCAGCACGCCGTGGGGCACCACGGCGCGGTCACGGCCGCCTACCACATGACGGCGGCGGGGGTGCCCCAGCTCTCGCACTCCGCCGTGGGGGGCTACTGCAACGGCAACCTGGGCAACATGAGCGAGCTGCCGCCGTACCAGGACACCATGCGGAACAGCGCCTCGGGCCCCGGATGGTACGGCGCCAACCCAGACCCGCGCTTCCCCGCCA TCTCCCGCTTCATGGGCCCGGCGAGCGGCATGAACATGAGCGGCATGGGCGGCCTGGGCTCGCTGGGGGATGTGAGCAAGAACATGGCCCCACTGCCAAGCGCACCACGCCGGAAGCGCCGGGTGCTCTTCTCCCAGGCTCAGGTGTACGAGCTGGAGCGACGCTTCAAGCAACAGAAGTACCTGTCGGCGCCCGAGCGGGAGCACCTGGCCAGCATGATCCACCTGACGcccactcaggtcaagatctggTTCCAGAACCACCGCTACAAGATGAAGCGCCAAGCCAAGGACAAGGCGGCCCAGCAGCAACTGCAGCAGGacagtggcggcggcggcggcggcgggggcgccgGGTGCCCGCAGCAGCAGCAAGCGCAGCAGCAGTCGCCGCGCCGCGTGGCCGTGCCtgtcctggtgaaagacggcaaacCCTGCCAGGCAGGCGCCCCGGCGCCCGGTGCGGGCAGCCTTCAGGGCCACGCGCAACAGCAAGCGCAGCAGCAGGCGCAGGCTGCTCAGGCGGCCGCGGCCGCTATCTCAGTGGGCAGCGGGGGCCCTGGCCTGGGTGCGCACCCGGGCCACCAGCCGGGCAGCGCGGGCCAGTCTCCGGACCTGGCGCACCACGCCGCCAGCCCCGCGGCGCTTCAGGGCCAGGTCTCCAGCCTCTCCCACCTGAACTCTTCGGGCTCGGACTATGGCACCATGTCCTGCTCCACCTTGCTATATGGTCGGACCTGGTGA
- the NKX2-1 gene encoding homeobox protein Nkx-2.1 isoform X4 encodes MSMSPKHTTPFSVSDILSPLEESYKKVGMEGGGLGAPLAAYRQGQAAPPAAAMQQHAVGHHGAVTAAYHMTAAGVPQLSHSAVGGYCNGNLGNMSELPPYQDTMRNSASGPGWYGANPDPRFPAISRFMGPASGMNMSGMGGLGSLGDVSKNMAPLPSAPRRKRRVLFSQAQVYELERRFKQQKYLSAPEREHLASMIHLTPTQVKIWFQNHRYKMKRQAKDKAAQQQLQQDSGGGGGGGGAGCPQQQQAQQQSPRRVAVPVLVKDGKPCQAGAPAPGAGSLQGHAQQQAQQQAQAAQAAAAAISVGSGGPGLGAHPGHQPGSAGQSPDLAHHAASPAALQGQVSSLSHLNSSGSDYGTMSCSTLLYGRTW; translated from the exons ATGTCGATGAGTCCAAAGCACACGACTCCGTTCTCAGTGTCTGACATCTTGAGTCCCCTGGAGGAAAGCTACAAGAAAGTGGGCATGGAGGGCGGCGGCCTCGGGGCTCCGCTGGCGGCTTACAGGCAGGGCCAGGCGGCTCCGCCGGCCGCGGCCATGCAGCAGCACGCCGTGGGGCACCACGGCGCGGTCACGGCCGCCTACCACATGACGGCGGCGGGGGTGCCCCAGCTCTCGCACTCCGCCGTGGGGGGCTACTGCAACGGCAACCTGGGCAACATGAGCGAGCTGCCGCCGTACCAGGACACCATGCGGAACAGCGCCTCGGGCCCCGGATGGTACGGCGCCAACCCAGACCCGCGCTTCCCCGCCA TCTCCCGCTTCATGGGCCCGGCGAGCGGCATGAACATGAGCGGCATGGGCGGCCTGGGCTCGCTGGGGGATGTGAGCAAGAACATGGCCCCACTGCCAAGCGCACCACGCCGGAAGCGCCGGGTGCTCTTCTCCCAGGCTCAGGTGTACGAGCTGGAGCGACGCTTCAAGCAACAGAAGTACCTGTCGGCGCCCGAGCGGGAGCACCTGGCCAGCATGATCCACCTGACGcccactcaggtcaagatctggTTCCAGAACCACCGCTACAAGATGAAGCGCCAAGCCAAGGACAAGGCGGCCCAGCAGCAACTGCAGCAGGacagtggcggcggcggcggcggcgggggcgccgGGTGCCCGCAGCAGCAGCAAGCGCAGCAGCAGTCGCCGCGCCGCGTGGCCGTGCCtgtcctggtgaaagacggcaaacCCTGCCAGGCAGGCGCCCCGGCGCCCGGTGCGGGCAGCCTTCAGGGCCACGCGCAACAGCAAGCGCAGCAGCAGGCGCAGGCTGCTCAGGCGGCCGCGGCCGCTATCTCAGTGGGCAGCGGGGGCCCTGGCCTGGGTGCGCACCCGGGCCACCAGCCGGGCAGCGCGGGCCAGTCTCCGGACCTGGCGCACCACGCCGCCAGCCCCGCGGCGCTTCAGGGCCAGGTCTCCAGCCTCTCCCACCTGAACTCTTCGGGCTCGGACTATGGCACCATGTCCTGCTCCACCTTGCTATATGGTCGGACCTGGTGA
- the NKX2-1 gene encoding homeobox protein Nkx-2.1 isoform X3, whose translation MGEGRGHQVCSSRRRIMSMSPKHTTPFSVSDILSPLEESYKKVGMEGGGLGAPLAAYRQGQAAPPAAAMQQHAVGHHGAVTAAYHMTAAGVPQLSHSAVGGYCNGNLGNMSELPPYQDTMRNSASGPGWYGANPDPRFPAISRFMGPASGMNMSGMGGLGSLGDVSKNMAPLPSAPRRKRRVLFSQAQVYELERRFKQQKYLSAPEREHLASMIHLTPTQVKIWFQNHRYKMKRQAKDKAAQQQLQQDSGGGGGGGGAGCPQQQQAQQQSPRRVAVPVLVKDGKPCQAGAPAPGAGSLQGHAQQQAQQQAQAAQAAAAAISVGSGGPGLGAHPGHQPGSAGQSPDLAHHAASPAALQGQVSSLSHLNSSGSDYGTMSCSTLLYGRTW comes from the exons ATGGGCGAGGGTCGGGGACACCAGGTTTGTTCGAG ccgCCGCCGAATCATGTCGATGAGTCCAAAGCACACGACTCCGTTCTCAGTGTCTGACATCTTGAGTCCCCTGGAGGAAAGCTACAAGAAAGTGGGCATGGAGGGCGGCGGCCTCGGGGCTCCGCTGGCGGCTTACAGGCAGGGCCAGGCGGCTCCGCCGGCCGCGGCCATGCAGCAGCACGCCGTGGGGCACCACGGCGCGGTCACGGCCGCCTACCACATGACGGCGGCGGGGGTGCCCCAGCTCTCGCACTCCGCCGTGGGGGGCTACTGCAACGGCAACCTGGGCAACATGAGCGAGCTGCCGCCGTACCAGGACACCATGCGGAACAGCGCCTCGGGCCCCGGATGGTACGGCGCCAACCCAGACCCGCGCTTCCCCGCCA TCTCCCGCTTCATGGGCCCGGCGAGCGGCATGAACATGAGCGGCATGGGCGGCCTGGGCTCGCTGGGGGATGTGAGCAAGAACATGGCCCCACTGCCAAGCGCACCACGCCGGAAGCGCCGGGTGCTCTTCTCCCAGGCTCAGGTGTACGAGCTGGAGCGACGCTTCAAGCAACAGAAGTACCTGTCGGCGCCCGAGCGGGAGCACCTGGCCAGCATGATCCACCTGACGcccactcaggtcaagatctggTTCCAGAACCACCGCTACAAGATGAAGCGCCAAGCCAAGGACAAGGCGGCCCAGCAGCAACTGCAGCAGGacagtggcggcggcggcggcggcgggggcgccgGGTGCCCGCAGCAGCAGCAAGCGCAGCAGCAGTCGCCGCGCCGCGTGGCCGTGCCtgtcctggtgaaagacggcaaacCCTGCCAGGCAGGCGCCCCGGCGCCCGGTGCGGGCAGCCTTCAGGGCCACGCGCAACAGCAAGCGCAGCAGCAGGCGCAGGCTGCTCAGGCGGCCGCGGCCGCTATCTCAGTGGGCAGCGGGGGCCCTGGCCTGGGTGCGCACCCGGGCCACCAGCCGGGCAGCGCGGGCCAGTCTCCGGACCTGGCGCACCACGCCGCCAGCCCCGCGGCGCTTCAGGGCCAGGTCTCCAGCCTCTCCCACCTGAACTCTTCGGGCTCGGACTATGGCACCATGTCCTGCTCCACCTTGCTATATGGTCGGACCTGGTGA
- the NKX2-1 gene encoding homeobox protein Nkx-2.1 isoform X2, translating to MFSESQLQPQNPACPGDGRGSGTPGFVPRLASSFGGDWGSAPRRPMWSGGSGKARGWEAAAGGRSSPSRLSRRRIMSMSPKHTTPFSVSDILSPLEESYKKVGMEGGGLGAPLAAYRQGQAAPPAAAMQQHAVGHHGAVTAAYHMTAAGVPQLSHSAVGGYCNGNLGNMSELPPYQDTMRNSASGPGWYGANPDPRFPAISRFMGPASGMNMSGMGGLGSLGDVSKNMAPLPSAPRRKRRVLFSQAQVYELERRFKQQKYLSAPEREHLASMIHLTPTQVKIWFQNHRYKMKRQAKDKAAQQQLQQDSGGGGGGGGAGCPQQQQAQQQSPRRVAVPVLVKDGKPCQAGAPAPGAGSLQGHAQQQAQQQAQAAQAAAAAISVGSGGPGLGAHPGHQPGSAGQSPDLAHHAASPAALQGQVSSLSHLNSSGSDYGTMSCSTLLYGRTW from the exons ATGTTCTCGGAAAGTCAGCTCCAGCCCCAGAACCCCGCGTGTCCGGGCGATGGGCGAGGGTCGGGGACACCAG GGTTCGTCCCCAGACTCGCGAGCTCGTTTGGTGGCGACTGGGGCTCGGCGCCGCGACGCCCGATGTGGTCCGGAGGCAGTGGGAAGGCGCGGGGCTGGGAGGCCGCGGCGGGAGGGAGGAGCAGCCCCAGCAGGCTCAG ccgCCGCCGAATCATGTCGATGAGTCCAAAGCACACGACTCCGTTCTCAGTGTCTGACATCTTGAGTCCCCTGGAGGAAAGCTACAAGAAAGTGGGCATGGAGGGCGGCGGCCTCGGGGCTCCGCTGGCGGCTTACAGGCAGGGCCAGGCGGCTCCGCCGGCCGCGGCCATGCAGCAGCACGCCGTGGGGCACCACGGCGCGGTCACGGCCGCCTACCACATGACGGCGGCGGGGGTGCCCCAGCTCTCGCACTCCGCCGTGGGGGGCTACTGCAACGGCAACCTGGGCAACATGAGCGAGCTGCCGCCGTACCAGGACACCATGCGGAACAGCGCCTCGGGCCCCGGATGGTACGGCGCCAACCCAGACCCGCGCTTCCCCGCCA TCTCCCGCTTCATGGGCCCGGCGAGCGGCATGAACATGAGCGGCATGGGCGGCCTGGGCTCGCTGGGGGATGTGAGCAAGAACATGGCCCCACTGCCAAGCGCACCACGCCGGAAGCGCCGGGTGCTCTTCTCCCAGGCTCAGGTGTACGAGCTGGAGCGACGCTTCAAGCAACAGAAGTACCTGTCGGCGCCCGAGCGGGAGCACCTGGCCAGCATGATCCACCTGACGcccactcaggtcaagatctggTTCCAGAACCACCGCTACAAGATGAAGCGCCAAGCCAAGGACAAGGCGGCCCAGCAGCAACTGCAGCAGGacagtggcggcggcggcggcggcgggggcgccgGGTGCCCGCAGCAGCAGCAAGCGCAGCAGCAGTCGCCGCGCCGCGTGGCCGTGCCtgtcctggtgaaagacggcaaacCCTGCCAGGCAGGCGCCCCGGCGCCCGGTGCGGGCAGCCTTCAGGGCCACGCGCAACAGCAAGCGCAGCAGCAGGCGCAGGCTGCTCAGGCGGCCGCGGCCGCTATCTCAGTGGGCAGCGGGGGCCCTGGCCTGGGTGCGCACCCGGGCCACCAGCCGGGCAGCGCGGGCCAGTCTCCGGACCTGGCGCACCACGCCGCCAGCCCCGCGGCGCTTCAGGGCCAGGTCTCCAGCCTCTCCCACCTGAACTCTTCGGGCTCGGACTATGGCACCATGTCCTGCTCCACCTTGCTATATGGTCGGACCTGGTGA